A window from Bacteroidota bacterium encodes these proteins:
- a CDS encoding TIGR00730 family Rossman fold protein translates to MSHPVQKSKQRNWTESKAHSSWQIFKIMAEFVDGFEALAKIGPCLSIFGSARTKPGEPYYELTVKTAMLLAKEGFGVITGGGPGIMEAANKGAAEGGGKSVGLNIELPFEQHANEFVDKDRNLHFDYFFVRKVMFTKYSQAFIMMPGGFGTLDEFFEVATLIQTGKMLQVPLVMVGKDYWQGLLEWLKKTVQEKEKYISLEDFDLLKLVDTPEEAVQEVLNFYSKNALQPNF, encoded by the coding sequence ATGAGTCATCCCGTACAAAAATCAAAACAACGTAACTGGACCGAATCGAAAGCACATAGCAGTTGGCAGATATTTAAGATCATGGCAGAGTTTGTTGATGGCTTTGAAGCATTAGCGAAGATCGGACCCTGCCTTTCCATCTTTGGCTCAGCCCGTACAAAACCCGGAGAGCCTTATTATGAATTGACAGTTAAAACCGCTATGTTATTGGCAAAGGAAGGATTCGGCGTTATTACGGGTGGTGGTCCGGGCATTATGGAAGCAGCAAACAAAGGCGCTGCGGAAGGTGGAGGTAAATCAGTTGGGTTAAATATTGAATTGCCGTTTGAACAACATGCAAATGAATTTGTAGATAAAGACCGTAACCTGCATTTTGATTATTTTTTTGTACGCAAGGTCATGTTTACAAAATACTCACAGGCTTTCATCATGATGCCAGGTGGTTTCGGCACCTTGGATGAATTTTTCGAAGTGGCTACATTAATTCAAACAGGTAAAATGCTGCAAGTGCCATTGGTGATGGTAGGTAAAGATTACTGGCAAGGTTTACTTGAGTGGCTGAAAAAAACAGTGCAGGAAAAAGAAAAATATATTTCGCTTGAAGATTTTGATCTATTAAAACTCGTGGACACTCCTGAAGAAGCAGTACAGGAAGTTTTAAATTTCTATTCTAAAAACGCATTGCAACCTAATTTTTAA
- a CDS encoding sodium:solute symporter, with the protein MTPALLFSFVIGYFVILLLVAWWTSRKSDNESFFIGNRNSNWMLVAFGMIGTSLSGVTFVSVPGGVGSGSFYYFQVVLGYLLGYAVIAFVLIPLYYKMNLTSIYTYLEKRFGMNAHKAGAFFFILSRTVGATARLYLVISVLQIFVFNHIQFMGKTGIPFELTTLVILGLILLYTFEGGVKTIIYTDTLQTTGMLVGLVVCIIVIIKALGTDFGGAWTMMTEKGYNNIFNWDVKAGSYFWKHLIGGMFIAIAMTGLDQEMMQKNISVKTLKDSQKNIMTFSTILIIVNFLFLVLGGVLYLYANANNIKVPPDDLFPTIALSDTFSGAIGIIFIIAIISALFPSVDGAITSLTSCFCIDILGIQKSNADEKAKKRTRLKVHFSFAVVFFILVLIFKWMNDKLIIDFILKFAGVTYGPLLGLFAFGILTKRKLNEKLIWIVCIIAPLLALGIDMLSNPVWYEVKLHMKLGLDSLSKTIFNGYKIGNELILINGILTFTGLWFISKPEANKQ; encoded by the coding sequence ATGACCCCAGCATTATTATTTTCTTTTGTGATCGGTTATTTCGTCATTTTATTATTGGTAGCCTGGTGGACATCAAGAAAATCCGATAATGAATCTTTCTTTATCGGCAACCGCAATAGTAACTGGATGCTGGTGGCATTTGGAATGATCGGTACTTCACTCAGCGGAGTCACATTTGTAAGTGTACCCGGGGGTGTTGGTAGCGGAAGCTTTTATTATTTTCAAGTTGTATTGGGTTACTTGCTGGGCTACGCAGTTATTGCTTTCGTCTTAATCCCTTTGTATTATAAAATGAATCTTACCAGTATTTATACCTATCTGGAAAAAAGATTCGGGATGAATGCACATAAAGCCGGAGCTTTCTTTTTTATTCTTTCCCGTACGGTTGGAGCTACTGCCAGGTTATATCTTGTAATTAGTGTTCTCCAGATTTTTGTATTTAATCATATTCAATTCATGGGTAAAACAGGGATCCCCTTTGAATTAACAACTCTTGTGATTTTAGGGCTGATTTTACTTTACACTTTTGAAGGCGGTGTAAAAACAATTATTTATACGGATACATTGCAAACGACGGGAATGCTGGTTGGGCTAGTGGTTTGCATAATCGTAATTATAAAAGCATTAGGGACTGACTTTGGTGGTGCATGGACTATGATGACTGAAAAGGGCTACAACAATATTTTTAACTGGGATGTAAAAGCAGGTTCTTATTTCTGGAAACATCTTATCGGGGGAATGTTTATTGCCATTGCAATGACAGGACTTGACCAGGAAATGATGCAAAAAAATATTAGTGTAAAGACACTAAAAGATTCTCAAAAGAATATCATGACTTTCTCCACGATATTAATAATCGTGAATTTTCTTTTTCTTGTCCTGGGAGGTGTTTTATATCTGTATGCGAATGCAAATAATATTAAGGTACCGCCAGATGATCTTTTTCCAACTATTGCTTTGAGTGATACATTCAGCGGAGCAATCGGGATCATTTTTATTATTGCCATTATATCAGCGCTTTTTCCGAGTGTTGATGGCGCAATTACATCTCTTACTTCCTGCTTTTGTATAGATATTTTGGGCATTCAAAAAAGCAATGCTGATGAAAAAGCAAAAAAACGTACAAGACTAAAAGTGCATTTCAGCTTTGCCGTAGTTTTTTTCATACTTGTTCTCATTTTTAAATGGATGAATGACAAGCTCATTATTGATTTCATTCTCAAGTTTGCAGGCGTAACATATGGGCCGCTTCTGGGTTTGTTTGCATTTGGTATTTTAACTAAACGAAAACTGAACGAAAAACTAATTTGGATCGTTTGTATTATAGCGCCATTATTAGCATTAGGTATTGATATGCTGAGTAACCCCGTTTGGTATGAAGTCAAATTGCATATGAAGCTGGGTCTCGATAGTTTGTCAAAAACAATTTTTAACGGTTATAAAATCGGTAATGAACTGATTTTAATAAATGGCATCCTTACTTTTACAGGTTTATGGTTTATATCAAAACCTGAAGCCAATAAACAATAA
- a CDS encoding TIGR00730 family Rossman fold protein, with amino-acid sequence MNIKSLAVFCGSKNGNNPVYVNDAEELGKILSKNKITLIYGGGSKGVMGAIADSTMNNGGKVIGIIPKLLIEWEHQHEGITELIVVDDMHSRKKKLYELCDAALILAGGFGTLDELFEMLTWNQLSIHNKKIFILNSGGFYNHLIEHLKQLEKDNFLYDKLEERVHILNEPKDFISYL; translated from the coding sequence ATGAATATAAAATCATTGGCGGTCTTTTGCGGCTCAAAAAATGGAAACAACCCGGTATATGTGAATGACGCGGAAGAGTTAGGAAAAATTTTGAGTAAAAATAAAATTACGTTGATCTATGGTGGCGGTAGCAAAGGTGTAATGGGCGCCATTGCTGATAGTACAATGAATAATGGCGGAAAAGTTATTGGCATTATTCCAAAACTGCTGATCGAGTGGGAACACCAGCATGAAGGAATTACCGAATTGATCGTTGTTGATGATATGCACAGCCGAAAAAAGAAATTGTATGAATTATGTGATGCAGCATTGATACTCGCAGGTGGCTTCGGCACATTAGATGAATTATTTGAAATGCTGACATGGAACCAGCTCTCTATTCACAACAAGAAAATATTTATCCTGAATTCAGGCGGATTCTACAATCACCTGATAGAGCATTTGAAACAATTAGAAAAAGATAATTTCTTGTATGATAAACTGGAAGAAAGAGTTCATATCTTAAATGAACCAAAAGATTTTATTTCCTATTTGTAA
- a CDS encoding type IX secretion system membrane protein PorP/SprF, which translates to MKSRIIILFGIWNFCFAVSVKAQDLHFSQFFNSPLTTNPANTGFIPEGDYRLGVNFRNQWSSIMTLPYKTMSAFGDFQVMKPGDEESEKGWLGLGAVILRDVAGSGNLTSTKIYGSVAYHQPLGYSSLLSLGFNTGWVNKQISVGNLKFPDQFDGHFFDSKLPTAAILSANNISYFDMQVGMNYALFPSDNAYVNAGYSVHHVNRPRESFFNNLADSNRLARRHIAFLNGVFKLNDQWLISPNAYFTMQAKSWQLNIGANAHYNLSGDGEKQLLAGLYFRSKDAIIPLIGLGYKDLTFTFTYDATISTMSNYNNARGAFEFSLIKQGMFDQFTGNKRDFKCPSLRQN; encoded by the coding sequence ATGAAGAGCAGAATTATCATATTGTTTGGAATCTGGAATTTTTGTTTTGCTGTTTCTGTCAAAGCACAGGATCTGCATTTTTCGCAATTCTTCAATTCACCATTAACAACTAATCCTGCTAATACAGGCTTTATTCCTGAAGGCGACTACCGGTTAGGTGTTAATTTCAGAAACCAGTGGTCTTCAATTATGACATTACCTTATAAAACGATGAGTGCATTTGGAGATTTCCAGGTAATGAAACCCGGGGACGAGGAAAGTGAAAAAGGATGGTTAGGATTAGGTGCTGTTATTTTAAGAGATGTTGCAGGAAGTGGCAATCTTACTTCTACAAAAATTTATGGCTCGGTAGCTTATCATCAGCCATTAGGTTATTCCAGTTTATTGAGTTTGGGTTTTAATACAGGTTGGGTAAATAAACAGATCAGCGTAGGCAATCTTAAATTTCCTGATCAGTTTGATGGACATTTTTTTGATAGCAAATTACCCACTGCAGCCATCTTATCCGCCAATAATATCAGCTACTTTGATATGCAGGTAGGAATGAATTATGCACTATTTCCTAGTGATAATGCATATGTGAATGCAGGCTATTCTGTGCATCATGTAAACAGGCCACGGGAGTCATTCTTTAATAATCTTGCAGACAGTAACAGGCTGGCGAGAAGACATATCGCTTTTCTGAATGGCGTATTTAAATTGAATGATCAGTGGCTGATCAGCCCGAATGCCTATTTCACAATGCAGGCTAAAAGCTGGCAACTGAATATCGGCGCCAATGCACATTACAACCTGAGTGGTGATGGCGAAAAACAATTACTGGCAGGATTATATTTCAGAAGCAAGGATGCGATCATTCCATTGATTGGCTTAGGCTATAAGGATCTTACATTTACTTTTACATACGACGCTACCATCTCCACTATGAGTAATTATAACAATGCAAGAGGAGCATTCGAGTTCTCTTTGATCAAGCAGGGAATGTTCGATCAGTTTACGGGTAACAAACGGGATTTCAAGTGTCCGTCTCTCAGGCAGAATTAA
- a CDS encoding PKD domain-containing protein: MYKPLNRHLTLSIVCFFILILQAKSQGIIEFVENKGQWDSKVKYRGMLNSGAFFLRDGGFTVLQHNPNDIQALAEKVHGIRPETGQSKDGSVTVNSHSWNVDFIGASPQMRIAADKQVSSNNNYFIGDDPSKWASDCRIFQAITLQEVYPNVDVRYYTDNGTLKYDIIAKPGANISKIALRYTGINKLEVKNKELFTSTSLGEMKESSPYTYQFKSGIKTEVGCKYVVKDNVVKFELKNYDPNTTVIIDPTLVFCSFSGSSADNWGFTATYGPDGSFYGGGIAFESQTGSFPTSPGAFQTVFQGGDNNDGSGATDIALIKLAPDGRTRMYATYLGGTANEQPHSLVVDGAGNLIVAGRTSSSNFPVTGGAGGVIGTTGKYDIIVTKLNATGSGLIGSKKIGGTENDGVNITTTRQGGTNLLMRNYGDDGRSEVIIDGGGNIYVASSTQSSNFPASAGSFQPSFGGGLQDGVVLKFNANVSSLLFASFLGGSGDDAGYVLSIAPNGTIFIGGGTTSNNLPGSSAGTVGPSNHGPASTPIDGFLTVVSNDGSTPIRSTYLGTAGIDQVYGVQFDRFGFPYVMGQTTGSWPILNATFSNAGGKQFIAKLQPDLSAYVYSTVFGSGSATPNISPIAFLVDRCENVYVSGWGGHFFDVNNFNSAGTSGLPITPDAIKSTTDGRDFYFFVLKKDATSQLFGSFWGENNSLQANSGSDHVDGGTSRFDQNGVIYQAICGNCRLGQPPIPYPTTPGAWSTTNNTSATSGGGCNLTMVKIAMNLAGVDAQVQSSINGVPRDTAGCVPLRVDFTDSVRNAVWYQWNFGDGSPTVGPLPAVTGYTQSHTYNTIGTFQVMLIAIDSSTCNIRDTSYIHIRVGDLRATLNFQPVKLNPCDSFKYRFDNLSVAPPSKPFGPRSFVWDFGDGSPKDTTGAGSVFHNYPAPGTYNVILHLIDTSYCNSPDADTIQLRVSAIVDAQFITPPTGCVPYTATFNNTSVGGLTFQWFFGDGGTSTAINPTHTYNTAGSYDVVLIATDPNTCNVTDTARFTINVFNNPLASFSYNPVVPIENTSHTFTNLSSSDAVRFRWDFGDGDTLLTTTRLPVVHQYNSTGTFNACLRAYNAAGCFDDTCQQVTTLITPLVDVPNAFTPQTGNENSIVYVRGFGISKMRFIIWNRWGQKVFETANRLQGWDGKYRGAVQPMDVYAYTLEVEFFDGTKTTKKGDITLIR, encoded by the coding sequence ATCTATAAACCCTTGAACCGACACCTTACACTTAGCATAGTTTGTTTTTTCATCTTAATACTTCAGGCAAAAAGCCAGGGTATAATAGAATTTGTAGAGAACAAAGGACAATGGGACAGCAAAGTTAAATACCGCGGCATGCTGAATAGCGGCGCCTTCTTTCTCCGCGATGGAGGCTTTACAGTTTTACAGCATAACCCAAACGATATACAGGCCTTAGCAGAAAAAGTACATGGCATTCGACCTGAGACTGGTCAATCAAAAGATGGCTCTGTTACAGTTAACTCGCATTCATGGAATGTTGACTTTATCGGGGCTAGTCCGCAAATGCGTATAGCAGCGGATAAACAAGTAAGCTCAAATAATAATTATTTTATTGGTGACGATCCTTCTAAATGGGCCAGTGATTGTCGCATATTCCAGGCTATTACATTACAAGAAGTGTATCCGAATGTAGATGTAAGATATTACACTGATAATGGCACATTGAAATACGATATTATAGCCAAACCCGGTGCCAATATCAGTAAGATCGCTTTGCGTTACACAGGTATAAATAAGCTCGAGGTAAAAAATAAAGAACTTTTTACTTCTACTTCATTGGGTGAAATGAAAGAATCATCGCCTTACACTTACCAATTTAAAAGCGGAATAAAAACAGAAGTCGGGTGTAAGTATGTTGTAAAAGATAATGTGGTAAAATTTGAATTGAAAAATTATGATCCGAATACAACAGTTATAATCGACCCTACACTTGTATTCTGCTCTTTTAGCGGAAGCTCTGCGGATAACTGGGGTTTTACAGCTACCTATGGACCAGATGGAAGTTTTTACGGTGGCGGCATAGCATTTGAAAGTCAGACGGGAAGTTTTCCAACATCACCCGGAGCTTTTCAAACGGTTTTCCAGGGTGGTGATAATAATGATGGTTCAGGAGCAACAGATATTGCTTTAATAAAATTAGCACCCGATGGAAGAACAAGAATGTATGCAACTTATCTTGGCGGTACAGCCAATGAACAACCGCATAGTTTGGTTGTAGACGGAGCCGGCAATCTGATTGTAGCAGGCAGAACAAGTTCATCCAACTTCCCTGTGACGGGTGGAGCAGGCGGAGTAATTGGGACTACCGGCAAGTATGATATTATCGTTACAAAACTGAATGCAACTGGTAGTGGATTGATTGGCTCAAAAAAAATAGGCGGCACCGAGAATGATGGAGTAAACATTACTACGACAAGACAGGGCGGTACTAATTTATTAATGAGAAACTATGGTGATGATGGAAGAAGCGAAGTAATAATTGATGGGGGAGGTAATATTTATGTTGCATCAAGCACCCAGTCTTCCAATTTTCCCGCTTCGGCAGGTTCATTTCAACCCAGTTTCGGAGGAGGTTTACAAGATGGGGTTGTACTAAAGTTTAATGCGAATGTTTCATCACTTCTATTCGCCAGTTTTCTTGGTGGTTCAGGAGATGATGCAGGCTATGTTTTATCCATAGCTCCAAATGGGACTATTTTTATTGGCGGTGGAACTACCAGTAATAATCTTCCGGGAAGCAGTGCTGGTACAGTTGGCCCTTCTAATCATGGACCCGCGAGCACCCCGATCGATGGATTCTTAACAGTTGTTTCAAATGATGGCTCTACGCCTATACGATCCACTTATTTAGGTACAGCCGGTATTGACCAGGTTTATGGTGTACAGTTCGACCGGTTTGGATTTCCTTATGTAATGGGGCAAACTACCGGCTCATGGCCGATTCTAAATGCAACTTTCAGTAATGCGGGTGGTAAGCAATTCATCGCAAAATTGCAACCTGATCTTTCCGCATATGTGTATTCCACAGTTTTTGGCTCTGGATCGGCTACTCCTAATATTTCACCGATAGCATTTCTTGTTGACAGATGTGAGAATGTTTATGTGTCTGGTTGGGGAGGACATTTTTTTGATGTTAATAATTTCAACAGCGCAGGAACTTCAGGTTTGCCAATAACACCCGATGCTATAAAAAGCACAACTGATGGTAGAGATTTTTATTTCTTTGTTTTAAAGAAAGATGCCACGTCCCAGTTATTCGGAAGCTTCTGGGGAGAAAACAATAGTCTCCAGGCAAATTCGGGTAGCGACCATGTGGATGGTGGTACAAGTCGTTTCGATCAGAATGGTGTTATCTACCAGGCTATTTGTGGTAATTGCAGACTAGGACAACCACCAATTCCATACCCAACCACTCCAGGGGCATGGAGTACCACAAATAACACCAGTGCTACAAGTGGTGGCGGCTGTAATCTTACAATGGTAAAAATTGCCATGAACCTTGCTGGTGTAGATGCACAGGTGCAATCGTCCATAAACGGAGTGCCAAGAGATACTGCGGGTTGTGTGCCATTAAGAGTTGATTTTACTGATTCAGTACGTAATGCTGTTTGGTATCAATGGAATTTCGGCGATGGATCGCCAACAGTAGGGCCGTTGCCGGCTGTAACAGGTTATACTCAATCCCATACCTATAATACGATTGGCACTTTCCAGGTAATGTTGATCGCTATTGATTCCAGCACCTGTAATATTCGTGACACTTCGTATATACATATCCGTGTTGGTGATTTGCGGGCTACATTAAATTTTCAACCAGTAAAACTGAATCCCTGCGATTCGTTTAAATACCGGTTTGATAATTTATCCGTTGCACCACCTTCAAAACCATTTGGTCCCCGTTCATTTGTATGGGATTTCGGTGATGGTTCACCAAAAGATACAACCGGCGCAGGCAGCGTATTCCATAATTATCCTGCACCCGGTACTTATAATGTAATTCTTCATCTGATTGATACAAGCTATTGTAATTCGCCTGATGCGGATACCATACAATTAAGAGTATCTGCAATAGTCGATGCGCAGTTTATAACACCACCTACAGGTTGTGTACCGTATACAGCAACCTTTAATAATACTTCTGTTGGAGGACTTACCTTCCAGTGGTTTTTTGGTGATGGAGGTACTTCAACAGCAATTAATCCAACACATACATATAATACGGCAGGTAGCTATGATGTGGTACTGATTGCAACTGATCCGAATACATGTAATGTAACAGATACGGCGAGGTTTACTATTAATGTATTTAATAATCCGCTGGCAAGTTTCAGCTATAATCCCGTTGTGCCGATTGAAAATACATCTCATACATTTACCAATTTATCATCATCCGATGCGGTAAGATTCCGTTGGGACTTTGGTGATGGCGATACGTTGCTTACTACAACAAGATTGCCGGTGGTTCATCAATACAATTCAACAGGCACCTTTAATGCATGTCTCAGGGCTTATAATGCAGCTGGCTGTTTTGATGATACCTGCCAGCAGGTAACAACCCTGATCACTCCGCTGGTAGATGTTCCCAATGCATTTACCCCTCAAACAGGTAACGAAAACAGTATTGTATATGTAAGAGGTTTTGGTATCAGTAAAATGCGTTTTATAATCTGGAACAGGTGGGGACAGAAAGTTTTTGAAACCGCTAACCGTTTACAGGGTTGGGATGGAAAGTATAGGGGTGCGGTTCAACCTATGGATGTTTACGCCTATACACTTGAAGTAGAGTTTTTTGACGGTACTAAAACAACTAAAAAGGGTGATATAACGTTAATCAGATAA
- the recG gene encoding ATP-dependent DNA helicase RecG, producing MLSNPIEYLKGVGPQRADLLKKELGIFTFGDLLNHFPFRHVDKTQLNRISDINAETEYVQVAGKIISFEVIGQKFNKRAVAILKDGSGELELAWFQSVSWVQKTIEIGRPYLVYGKLSFFQGRPQIVHPEIEILTEEKKDGKGYLEPVYPTTEKLKAKALGGRQIAKLTQALMNMVSEKDIPENLPDPILKQLKLASRFDSFSKIHFPKNPADFELASSRIKFEELFVAQLKMIQIRSNRHRHSKGVLFEKVGELFNNFYKDYLPFELTNAQKRVLKEIRTDTATGHQMNRLLQGDVGSGKTIVALLTMLLASDNGYQSCMMAPTEILVQQHFNSIKKMLKDMPVKVEILTGSAKAAERRRIAAGLNDGSIQILLGTHAVIEEVVQFKNLGLVIVDEQHRFGVAQRAKLWEKAETPPHVLVMTATPIPRTLAMTAYGDLDYSVINELPPGRQSITTVHRYDTQRSKVMDFLKTEIAKGRQVYIIFPLIEESSKMDYEDLMKGYENVKAYFPEPKYWISMVHGRQTAEQKETNMQRFVTGDTQIMVSTTVIEVGVDVPNASVMVIESTERFGLSQLHQLRGRVGRGAEKSYCILISSTSIGNDARERIRIMTSTNNGFEIAEKDLELRGPGDIDGTRQSGMLNFKLANIVRDRPLLDIARNTAYDLIEKDPDLISAENLRLKNFLQQMHGGRIWSKIS from the coding sequence ATATTATCAAATCCAATTGAGTACCTGAAAGGTGTTGGCCCTCAACGGGCTGATCTGTTGAAAAAAGAGTTGGGTATCTTCACTTTTGGTGACCTGCTCAATCATTTCCCTTTTCGCCATGTAGATAAAACGCAGCTCAACAGGATAAGCGATATAAATGCCGAAACCGAATACGTTCAGGTGGCTGGAAAGATCATCAGCTTTGAAGTGATAGGACAAAAATTCAATAAAAGAGCTGTCGCAATTTTAAAAGATGGCTCAGGCGAATTGGAACTTGCATGGTTTCAAAGTGTAAGTTGGGTACAAAAAACAATTGAGATCGGAAGACCCTATCTCGTTTATGGCAAACTCAGTTTTTTCCAGGGAAGGCCACAAATAGTACATCCTGAAATAGAAATACTCACTGAAGAAAAAAAAGATGGTAAAGGATATCTTGAACCTGTTTACCCAACTACTGAAAAACTAAAAGCAAAAGCTTTGGGCGGAAGGCAGATCGCAAAACTCACACAGGCTTTAATGAATATGGTTAGCGAAAAAGATATTCCTGAAAATCTTCCTGATCCCATTCTCAAGCAATTGAAACTTGCATCAAGGTTTGATTCTTTTTCCAAAATTCATTTTCCCAAAAACCCGGCCGACTTTGAACTGGCATCTTCAAGAATAAAGTTTGAAGAACTTTTTGTTGCACAGCTAAAGATGATTCAGATCCGCAGCAACCGACATCGCCATTCTAAAGGTGTATTGTTTGAAAAAGTAGGAGAGCTTTTTAATAACTTTTATAAAGACTATTTACCATTTGAATTGACGAATGCACAGAAAAGAGTGTTGAAAGAAATAAGAACAGATACAGCAACAGGCCACCAGATGAATCGTTTGCTGCAAGGCGATGTAGGAAGTGGAAAAACAATTGTCGCTTTGCTTACAATGTTGCTTGCGTCAGATAACGGTTATCAATCCTGCATGATGGCCCCAACGGAAATATTAGTTCAGCAACATTTCAACAGCATAAAAAAAATGCTAAAGGATATGCCGGTTAAAGTAGAGATCCTCACTGGCTCAGCAAAAGCAGCAGAAAGGAGAAGGATTGCTGCTGGTTTAAATGATGGTTCAATACAAATTTTACTAGGCACCCATGCAGTGATTGAAGAGGTGGTACAATTTAAAAATCTTGGTTTAGTGATCGTAGATGAGCAGCACCGCTTTGGTGTAGCACAGCGGGCCAAGCTTTGGGAAAAAGCCGAAACTCCACCGCATGTATTAGTGATGACGGCTACGCCTATTCCCCGCACATTAGCAATGACTGCTTATGGCGACCTGGATTATAGTGTGATCAATGAACTTCCTCCGGGTAGGCAGTCTATCACCACTGTTCATCGCTACGATACACAGCGCAGTAAAGTGATGGATTTCTTAAAAACAGAAATAGCAAAAGGCCGCCAGGTCTATATCATTTTTCCGTTGATAGAAGAAAGTTCTAAAATGGATTATGAAGACCTGATGAAGGGATATGAGAATGTGAAAGCTTATTTCCCTGAACCAAAATACTGGATAAGTATGGTGCATGGCCGGCAAACTGCGGAGCAAAAAGAAACTAATATGCAACGATTTGTCACCGGAGACACTCAGATTATGGTATCAACCACGGTGATTGAGGTAGGGGTGGATGTGCCGAATGCATCGGTGATGGTGATTGAAAGCACAGAACGCTTCGGACTTTCGCAACTTCATCAGTTGAGGGGCAGAGTAGGGCGGGGAGCAGAAAAAAGTTATTGCATACTTATTTCTTCCACCAGCATAGGTAATGATGCCCGTGAACGCATCAGGATAATGACATCAACTAATAATGGTTTTGAGATTGCAGAAAAGGATCTTGAGTTGCGTGGACCCGGTGATATTGATGGAACAAGGCAGAGTGGCATGTTAAACTTTAAGCTGGCAAACATAGTCAGAGACAGACCTCTGCTTGATATTGCCCGTAACACTGCTTATGACTTGATTGAGAAAGACCCGGATCTTATTTCGGCCGAAAATTTGCGACTAAAGAACTTCCTTCAACAAATGCATGGGGGAAGGATTTGGAGCAAAATTTCATAG
- a CDS encoding undecaprenyl/decaprenyl-phosphate alpha-N-acetylglucosaminyl 1-phosphate transferase, whose translation MKFHIHLLQTNLQLGDFKFALLCLVTAFIVTLLAIPPLIYFIKRYKLFDQPGARKEHTIPIPTMGGLAIFAGMCAALLIWFPFTNNLTQVCFFFSILVLTGLGIMDDLKDLSARYKFIIQIGLATLIALSGIRITSFEGLFGVYELSLSAQYTMTILAIVGITNAINLIDGIDGLAGGLSFMTLITLGLFLTIAKDANTALIAFAISGGVLAFLYFNLNPARIFMGDTGSLVLGFIISVLCIRFMQINPGNSSSVISFAPVFTLGLVMIPVFDTMRVFGMRIWKGKSPFVADRTHIHHLLTNAGISHAMSTRIICFVHAIILIDVYVMRNLRQEWTLAFLFALMILVTYIFANISLIIKWFSPSSDSVHSKN comes from the coding sequence ATGAAATTCCACATCCACCTTTTGCAGACCAATCTGCAACTCGGCGACTTTAAATTCGCCTTGCTTTGTTTAGTAACAGCATTTATAGTTACACTGCTTGCAATTCCCCCACTGATTTATTTCATTAAAAGATATAAACTGTTTGATCAACCCGGTGCCCGCAAAGAGCACACGATACCTATACCCACGATGGGAGGCCTGGCAATTTTTGCAGGTATGTGTGCTGCGCTATTAATCTGGTTTCCGTTTACAAATAACTTAACGCAGGTATGTTTTTTCTTTTCAATATTAGTTTTAACGGGTTTGGGAATAATGGATGATCTAAAAGATCTGTCAGCCCGTTATAAATTCATAATTCAGATCGGGCTGGCTACCTTGATTGCATTATCAGGGATAAGAATAACTTCTTTTGAAGGACTATTCGGGGTATATGAGTTATCTCTTTCTGCACAATACACAATGACCATACTTGCAATTGTTGGCATCACTAATGCTATTAATCTTATTGACGGCATTGATGGCCTTGCAGGTGGTTTGAGTTTTATGACACTCATTACGCTTGGCCTTTTTCTTACGATAGCTAAAGACGCCAATACTGCCTTAATTGCATTTGCCATTTCAGGCGGTGTACTTGCATTCTTATATTTTAATTTAAACCCTGCCCGGATATTTATGGGTGATACCGGCTCATTGGTTTTGGGATTTATAATCTCTGTGCTTTGTATCCGGTTTATGCAAATAAACCCAGGCAACTCAAGTTCAGTTATCAGCTTTGCTCCTGTTTTTACACTTGGGCTTGTAATGATACCTGTTTTTGATACAATGCGTGTATTTGGTATGAGAATATGGAAGGGTAAATCTCCTTTTGTTGCTGATAGAACTCATATTCATCATTTATTAACCAATGCAGGAATTAGTCATGCCATGTCAACACGTATCATTTGTTTTGTACATGCAATTATACTTATTGATGTGTATGTGATGCGGAATCTCAGACAGGAATGGACGCTGGCTTTCCTATTTGCATTGATGATACTGGTGACTTATATTTTTGCCAATATATCATTGATCATTAAATGGTTTTCTCCATCGTCTGACTCAGTACATTCAAAAAATTAA